The Neofelis nebulosa isolate mNeoNeb1 chromosome X, mNeoNeb1.pri, whole genome shotgun sequence genome has a segment encoding these proteins:
- the RGN gene encoding regucalcin — MIMSSVKIECVLPENCRCGESPVWEEASNSLLFVDIPAKKVCRWDSLSKGVQQVTVDAPVSSVALRQSGGYVATIGTKFCALNWEDQSVAVLATVDKDKKNNRFNDGKVDPAGRYFAGTMAEETAPAVLERHQGSLYSLFPDHHVEKYFDQVDISNGLDWSLDHKIFYYIDSLSYSVDAFDYDLQTGKISNRRSVYKLEKEEQIPDGMCIDAEGKLWVACYNGGRVIRLDPETGKRLQTVKLPVDKTTSCCFGGKDYSEMYVTCARDGMDAEKLLQQSQAGGIFKITGLGVKGIPPYPYAG, encoded by the exons ATGATCATGTCTTCCGTTAAGATTGAGTGTGTTTTGCCGGAGAACTGCCGGTGCGGCGAATCTCCCGTGTGGGAGGAGGCGTCCAACTCTCTGCTCTTCGTCGATATTCCGGCAAAAAAGGTTTGCCGGTGGGATTCGCTCAGCAAGGGAGTGCAGCAAGTGACCGTGG ATGCCCCCGTCAGCTCTGTGGCCCTTCGCCAGTCAGGAGGCTACGTCGCCACCATTGGAACAAAGTTCTGTGCTTTGAACTGGGAAGATCAGTCAGTGGCTGTCCTGGCCACAGTagataaagataagaaaaacaatCGATTCAATGATGGGAAGGTGGATCCCGCTGGGAGATACTTTGCTG GCACCATGGCCGAGGAAACGGCCCCAGCAGTTCTGGAGCGGCACCAGGGCTCCCTGTACTCGCTCTTTCCTGACCACCACGTGGAAAAGTACTTTGACCAGGTGGACATCTCCAATGGTTTGGATTGGTCCCTGGACCACAAAATCTTCTATTACATTGACAGCCTGTCCTACTCCGTGGATGCCTTTGACTACGACCTGCAGACAGGAAAGATCT CCAACCGCAGAAGTGTGTATAagctggagaaagaggaacaaattCCGGATGGAATGTGTATTGATGCTGAGGGGAAGCTCTGGGTGGCCTGTTACAATGGAGGAAGAGTGATTCGTTTAGATCCTGAgacag GGAAAAGACTCCAAACTGTGAAGTTGCCTGTTGATAAAACAACATCATGCTGCTTCGGAGGGAAGGACTACTCTGAAATGTACGTGACATGTGCCCGGGATGGAATGGACGCGGAGAAGCTTCTGCAGCAGTCTCAGGCGGGTGGGATCTTCAAG ataaCTGGCCTGGGAGTCAAAGGAATTCCTCCCTATCCCTATGCaggatga